A window of the Microbacterium sp. LWH13-1.2 genome harbors these coding sequences:
- the glnA gene encoding type I glutamate--ammonia ligase, which produces MFKDSSEVLTYIKENDVKFLDIRFTDLPGVQQHFNIPASTVDEDFFVNGQLFDGSSIRGFASIHESDMQLIPDVTTAYVDPFREASTLVMVFDIYNPRTGEIYSKDPRQVAKKAEKYLASTGIADTAVFAPEAEFYIFDDVRYSVTAGESFYKVDSEEAAWNTGREEEGGNLANKTPYKGGYFPVSPVDKTADLRDDITLKLIDAGFILERSHHEVGTAGQQEINYRFDTMVHSADDILKFKYIVKNTAEEWGKVATFMPKPLYGDNGSGMHTHQSLWNDGKPLFYDEAGYGQLSDIARWYIGGLLAHAPAVLAFTNPTLNSYHRLVKGFEAPVNLVYSAGNRSAAIRIPITGSNPKAKRIEFRAPDASGNPYLAFAAQLMAGLDGIKNRIEPHEPVDKDLYELPPEEAKNIPQVPNSLLDSLEALKEDHQFLLEGGVFTEELIETWISYKYENEILPMAQRPHPFEYELYFGV; this is translated from the coding sequence ATGTTCAAAGATTCGTCCGAGGTGCTGACCTACATCAAGGAGAACGACGTCAAGTTCCTTGACATCCGATTCACTGATCTCCCTGGTGTCCAGCAGCACTTCAACATCCCCGCCTCCACCGTCGATGAGGACTTCTTCGTCAACGGTCAGCTGTTCGACGGCTCCTCGATCCGAGGCTTCGCGAGCATCCACGAATCCGACATGCAGCTCATCCCGGACGTGACCACGGCCTACGTCGACCCCTTCCGCGAGGCGAGCACCCTCGTGATGGTCTTCGACATCTACAACCCGCGCACGGGTGAGATCTACTCGAAGGACCCGCGTCAGGTCGCCAAGAAGGCAGAGAAGTACCTCGCCTCGACCGGCATCGCCGACACCGCGGTCTTCGCCCCCGAGGCCGAGTTCTACATCTTCGACGACGTCCGCTACTCGGTCACCGCCGGCGAGAGCTTCTACAAGGTCGACTCCGAAGAGGCCGCCTGGAACACCGGTCGCGAGGAAGAAGGCGGAAACCTCGCCAACAAGACCCCGTACAAGGGTGGCTACTTCCCCGTCAGCCCGGTCGACAAGACCGCTGACCTGCGTGACGACATCACTCTGAAGCTGATCGACGCCGGGTTCATCCTCGAGCGCTCGCACCACGAGGTCGGCACCGCCGGCCAGCAGGAGATCAACTACCGCTTCGACACCATGGTGCACTCGGCGGACGACATCCTGAAGTTCAAGTACATCGTCAAGAACACCGCCGAAGAGTGGGGCAAGGTCGCCACCTTCATGCCGAAGCCGCTGTACGGCGACAACGGCTCGGGCATGCACACGCACCAGTCGCTGTGGAACGACGGCAAGCCGCTCTTCTACGACGAGGCCGGCTACGGCCAGCTCAGCGACATCGCGCGCTGGTACATCGGCGGTCTGCTCGCGCACGCCCCCGCAGTGCTCGCCTTCACGAACCCGACCCTGAACAGCTACCACCGTCTGGTCAAGGGTTTCGAGGCTCCGGTCAACCTGGTCTACTCGGCCGGAAACCGCTCGGCTGCGATCCGCATCCCGATCACGGGTTCGAACCCGAAGGCCAAGCGCATCGAGTTCCGTGCGCCTGACGCATCGGGTAACCCGTACCTCGCCTTCGCCGCGCAGCTCATGGCCGGCCTCGACGGCATCAAGAACCGCATCGAGCCGCACGAGCCCGTCGACAAGGACCTCTACGAGCTTCCCCCCGAGGAGGCCAAGAACATCCCGCAGGTTCCGAACTCCCTGCTGGATTCGCTCGAAGCGCTGAAGGAAGACCACCAGTTCCTCCTCGAGGGCGGCGTCTTCACCGAGGAGCTCATCGAGACCTGGATCTCGTACAAGTACGAGAACGAGATCCTGCCGATGGCTCAGCGCCCGCACCCGTTCGAGTACGAGCTGTACTTCGGAGTCTGA
- a CDS encoding GNAT family N-acetyltransferase yields MQNLTLRRWSADDLGLLRIANTPEMTAHLNGEETEEQLFERNERYLRLWRAGEARMFVIEDEHDRAVGSIGFWHAAWRGAPALETGWFVVPEAQGHGVASSALSLLVDDARAHRDGRRFLVALPSVENPGSNGLCRRGGFELLGTITETFRGSELTMNEWVLDLEA; encoded by the coding sequence ATGCAGAACCTCACGCTCAGACGGTGGTCCGCCGACGACCTCGGTCTGCTCCGCATCGCGAACACCCCCGAGATGACGGCGCACCTGAACGGGGAGGAGACCGAAGAGCAGCTGTTCGAGCGCAACGAGCGGTACCTGCGCCTGTGGCGAGCAGGCGAGGCGAGGATGTTCGTCATCGAAGACGAGCACGATCGAGCGGTCGGATCGATCGGTTTCTGGCACGCCGCATGGCGCGGCGCACCGGCGCTGGAGACCGGGTGGTTCGTCGTCCCGGAGGCGCAAGGGCACGGCGTAGCCTCGAGTGCGCTCTCCCTGTTGGTCGACGACGCGCGCGCTCATCGAGACGGACGGCGCTTCCTGGTGGCGTTACCTTCCGTCGAGAATCCCGGGTCGAACGGGCTGTGCCGCAGGGGTGGGTTCGAGCTCCTGGGCACGATCACCGAGACGTTCCGAGGATCCGAGCTGACGATGAACGAATGGGTTCTCGACCTCGAGGCATGA
- a CDS encoding AI-2E family transporter, with translation MRRKTEKQLLRHTTETPPAQPKTAAAAIARINPFMYGLLGALGVLVALMLGGIVNQLATVLVYIGVAIFLALGLDPIVSFLERRLPRPAAVAIVVAGVVLAFAGIILAIVPILVQQIANLIENGPQMVKDIMASAWFKDLNDQFGSTFEDAANGILSFLQDPGNLADIGGGVFAVGAGIAGGFTGVTIVLILTLYFMASLRSIKKVAARFVPAYQRDTFSGLLDDVSGAVGRYVIGQASLALVNGILSLIVLSIIGAPVPALLALIAFIGSMIPLVGTLSASIINSLICLIVSPVTALIAFIYYLVYMQIEAYILSPRIMNKAVAVPGALVVIAAVAGGALGGILGALVAIPVAASVIIIVQKVVFPTQDSKVVPPGTLSER, from the coding sequence ATGCGCCGGAAGACCGAGAAGCAGCTGCTGCGGCACACGACCGAGACTCCCCCGGCGCAGCCGAAGACGGCGGCCGCGGCGATCGCCCGCATCAACCCGTTCATGTACGGCCTGCTCGGAGCACTCGGTGTTCTCGTCGCGCTCATGCTCGGCGGCATCGTCAACCAGCTCGCTACCGTGCTGGTCTACATCGGAGTGGCGATCTTCCTCGCGCTCGGCCTCGATCCGATCGTCTCTTTCCTCGAGCGCAGGCTCCCCCGGCCTGCGGCGGTCGCCATCGTGGTGGCCGGAGTCGTCCTCGCATTCGCAGGCATCATCCTCGCGATCGTCCCGATCCTCGTGCAGCAGATCGCGAACCTGATCGAGAACGGCCCGCAGATGGTCAAGGACATCATGGCCTCGGCCTGGTTCAAGGACCTCAACGACCAGTTCGGCTCGACTTTCGAGGACGCCGCGAACGGCATCCTGTCGTTCCTCCAGGATCCCGGCAATCTCGCCGACATCGGTGGCGGCGTGTTCGCCGTCGGTGCCGGCATCGCCGGAGGATTCACGGGCGTCACGATCGTCCTCATCCTCACGCTCTACTTCATGGCCTCGCTGCGCAGCATCAAGAAGGTGGCCGCACGCTTCGTCCCCGCCTACCAGCGCGACACGTTCAGCGGGCTCCTCGACGACGTGTCGGGTGCGGTCGGACGCTATGTGATCGGCCAGGCGAGCCTCGCGCTCGTCAACGGCATCCTGAGCCTCATCGTGCTGAGCATCATCGGTGCCCCGGTGCCGGCGCTGCTCGCCCTGATCGCCTTCATCGGGTCGATGATCCCTCTCGTCGGCACTCTGAGCGCCTCCATCATCAACTCGCTGATCTGCCTGATCGTGAGCCCGGTCACCGCGCTGATCGCCTTCATCTACTACCTGGTGTACATGCAGATCGAGGCGTACATACTCTCTCCCCGCATCATGAACAAGGCTGTGGCTGTTCCGGGCGCACTCGTCGTGATCGCGGCGGTCGCGGGCGGCGCACTCGGCGGGATCCTGGGAGCTCTCGTCGCGATCCCCGTCGCGGCCAGCGTGATCATCATCGTGCAGAAGGTGGTCTTCCCGACGCAGGACAGCAAGGTCGTGCCGCCGGGCACCCTCAGCGAACGGTGA
- a CDS encoding diacylglycerol kinase family protein, whose amino-acid sequence MTISKLGVIWNPSKVDGDSLREAVAATFDSEGVETPSEWWETSIEDPGRGMAAEAVAAGCDVVIAVGGDGTVRAVAESLAGTESALGIVPQGTGNLLARNLEIPLNDIPAALKRIRDGEPQRIDMGWVDHDGTEHAFVVMVGFGIDAQMLVETDEDLKNRAGWIAYVEAMGRALAGTEMTDITLTLDDQEPQGLRGHTMLIGNCGMVQGGIRLLPDAVLDDGLLDMLLVSADGPLQWLDTVRAFVWENGIRRMMGNVDTAVSTDSTTHISAERIRVELASPQTFEIDGEEVGAVSDFTVRVQPAALTVR is encoded by the coding sequence ATGACGATCTCGAAGCTCGGTGTGATCTGGAACCCCTCCAAAGTTGACGGGGACTCGCTGCGCGAAGCCGTCGCCGCGACCTTCGACTCGGAGGGCGTCGAGACGCCCTCCGAGTGGTGGGAGACCAGCATCGAGGACCCGGGGCGCGGCATGGCCGCCGAGGCGGTCGCCGCAGGCTGCGACGTGGTGATCGCCGTCGGCGGAGACGGCACGGTCAGGGCGGTCGCGGAATCGTTGGCGGGCACGGAGTCCGCGCTCGGCATCGTGCCGCAGGGCACGGGCAACCTGCTCGCTCGCAACCTCGAGATCCCCTTGAACGACATCCCCGCCGCGCTGAAGCGGATCCGCGACGGCGAGCCGCAGCGGATCGACATGGGCTGGGTCGACCACGACGGCACCGAGCATGCGTTCGTGGTGATGGTCGGCTTCGGCATCGATGCGCAGATGCTGGTGGAGACCGACGAGGACCTGAAGAACCGTGCCGGATGGATCGCCTACGTGGAGGCGATGGGGCGTGCCCTGGCAGGCACCGAGATGACCGACATCACCCTCACGCTCGACGACCAGGAGCCCCAGGGCCTTCGCGGTCACACGATGCTGATCGGCAACTGCGGAATGGTGCAGGGCGGCATCCGTCTCCTGCCGGACGCCGTGCTCGACGACGGGCTGCTCGACATGCTGCTCGTGAGCGCCGATGGGCCCCTGCAGTGGCTCGACACGGTGCGCGCCTTCGTCTGGGAGAACGGCATCCGTCGCATGATGGGCAATGTCGACACCGCGGTGAGCACGGACTCGACGACCCACATCTCAGCGGAACGCATTCGGGTCGAGCTCGCGTCGCCGCAGACGTTCGAGATCGACGGCGAAGAGGTCGGGGCGGTCTCGGACTTCACCGTGCGGGTTCAGCCCGCGGCTCTCACCGTTCGCTGA
- a CDS encoding bifunctional [glutamine synthetase] adenylyltransferase/[glutamine synthetase]-adenylyl-L-tyrosine phosphorylase produces the protein MARSDDSVSLSALARLGFAELSGAADNLAELATLLDVERSLLLGEADGADPDAAVEGMLRVARRDPAPLASLFRDAESRRRVWRVFGASQGFADFFLRHPDEITVLGEVTSELPSADQLRERLLDAVGAHDGFAESADDAAVVTLRVAYRRNLAEIAAFDLTAHSPVRIVGDVAAALADIAGAALEAALAVARRRLADTLSREQVAATQLAIIGMGKAGARELNYVSDVDVIFVGGTTDEEVVSEARAIDIATRLARETMRVLSGIEVEPPLWEVDAALRPEGKQGALVRSLASHLAYYDRWAKSWEFQALLKARPLAGDPDLGADYIAAVQPKVFSSAARENFVDSVQRMRERVMEHIDPEDAQYQLKLGSGGLRDIEFTVQLLQLVHGLTDPRLRTRGTLESIDALVEGGYIGRAEAASFADDYCILRLMEHRLQLKELSRTHLMPRTPAGLRVLARSTGLGESGEAIWARWESVRREVRDIHTRLFYRPLLSAVASLPEEERTLSTAQAHDRLMAIGFRDPAGALRHIGALTTGLSRKATIQRHLMPVMVRWFADGSDPDYALIAFRRISERLGDTPWFLRMLRDSSGAAESLTRLLSSSRYVGELMEWIPESVAWLDSSDLLRPRSGAAIDEEARAIQTRHREVGDALQAVRALRRRELLRTAMGGVLDVLTIEQIATSLTEITDATIQAALRAVRRELVPDEDDAFDFAVIGMGRYGGAELGFGSDADILFVYEANGVDPQRAQTLATRIVSGLREHLTDHRVPLDLDADLRPEGRNGPIVRSIEAYAEYYRRWSLSWEAQALLRARGVAGSANLIEKFTALADSIRYPAEIDLQGAREIKRIKARVEGERLPQGVDPRRHLKLGPGTLSDVEWLVQLLQLQHAHSVPQLQTTSTLTALDAAVGAGLVPADSADLLREAWLLSSRLRSAITLLTGKTSDVLPTDLRDLDAIGRLLGYPDRSASALDDDYLGVTRRARRAFEQLFYG, from the coding sequence ATGGCCCGTTCGGACGACTCCGTCTCTCTCTCCGCGCTGGCCAGGCTCGGTTTCGCCGAGCTCAGCGGGGCCGCGGACAACCTCGCCGAGCTGGCGACCCTGCTGGACGTCGAGCGATCGCTGCTGCTCGGTGAGGCCGACGGTGCCGACCCTGATGCCGCGGTGGAGGGGATGCTGCGCGTGGCGCGACGCGACCCCGCCCCGCTCGCCTCGCTGTTCCGCGATGCGGAGTCGCGTCGACGAGTCTGGCGAGTGTTCGGCGCATCGCAGGGTTTCGCGGACTTCTTCCTGAGGCACCCGGACGAGATCACGGTGCTGGGAGAGGTGACGAGCGAGCTGCCGTCGGCAGACCAGCTGCGCGAGCGGTTGCTGGACGCGGTGGGGGCGCACGACGGGTTCGCCGAGTCCGCAGACGATGCGGCGGTGGTGACGCTTCGCGTCGCGTACCGGCGCAATCTCGCCGAGATCGCCGCTTTCGACCTCACGGCGCACAGCCCCGTGCGCATCGTGGGCGACGTGGCCGCGGCGTTGGCCGACATAGCGGGAGCAGCGCTCGAGGCGGCACTCGCGGTCGCCCGCCGACGTCTCGCAGACACTCTGAGCCGCGAGCAGGTCGCAGCGACGCAGCTCGCGATCATCGGCATGGGCAAGGCGGGTGCGCGCGAGTTGAACTACGTCAGCGACGTGGACGTCATCTTCGTCGGCGGAACGACCGACGAGGAGGTCGTGTCCGAGGCGCGGGCTATCGACATCGCGACGCGCCTCGCACGAGAGACGATGCGCGTGCTCAGCGGGATCGAGGTCGAGCCTCCGCTGTGGGAGGTCGACGCGGCGCTGCGCCCCGAGGGCAAGCAGGGCGCTCTGGTGCGATCGCTCGCCTCGCACCTTGCCTACTACGACCGCTGGGCCAAGAGCTGGGAGTTCCAGGCCCTGCTGAAGGCTCGGCCCCTCGCGGGCGACCCCGACCTCGGCGCGGACTACATCGCCGCGGTGCAGCCCAAGGTCTTCTCCAGCGCCGCTCGCGAGAACTTCGTCGACAGCGTGCAGCGCATGCGCGAGCGCGTCATGGAGCACATCGATCCCGAGGATGCCCAATACCAGCTCAAACTCGGTTCGGGCGGGCTGAGGGACATCGAGTTCACCGTGCAGCTCCTGCAGCTCGTCCACGGCCTCACAGACCCCCGTCTGCGGACGAGGGGAACCCTCGAGAGCATCGATGCCCTGGTCGAGGGCGGCTACATCGGTCGGGCTGAAGCCGCATCGTTCGCCGACGACTACTGCATCCTGCGGCTGATGGAGCACCGACTTCAGCTGAAGGAGCTCAGCCGCACCCACCTGATGCCGCGCACGCCGGCCGGGCTCCGCGTGCTCGCGCGCAGCACCGGTCTGGGGGAGTCCGGCGAGGCGATCTGGGCGCGGTGGGAGAGCGTGCGCCGCGAGGTGCGCGACATCCACACCCGGCTGTTCTACCGCCCTCTGCTCAGCGCCGTGGCCTCACTTCCCGAAGAGGAGCGCACGCTGTCGACGGCGCAGGCGCACGACAGGCTGATGGCCATCGGCTTCCGCGACCCCGCCGGAGCCCTTCGTCACATCGGCGCGCTGACCACCGGTCTCAGCCGGAAGGCGACCATCCAGCGGCACCTGATGCCGGTCATGGTGCGCTGGTTCGCAGACGGCAGTGATCCCGACTACGCCCTGATCGCCTTTCGCCGGATCAGCGAGCGACTCGGCGACACGCCCTGGTTCCTTCGGATGCTCCGCGACTCCTCCGGTGCAGCGGAGAGCCTCACGAGGCTCCTGTCGTCGTCGCGGTACGTCGGCGAGCTCATGGAATGGATCCCCGAATCCGTCGCGTGGCTCGACAGCAGCGATCTGCTGCGCCCGCGCAGTGGTGCCGCGATCGACGAAGAGGCGCGGGCGATCCAGACCCGGCACCGCGAGGTGGGCGATGCGCTGCAGGCTGTGCGTGCTCTACGGCGCAGAGAACTGCTGCGCACCGCCATGGGCGGAGTGCTCGATGTGCTCACGATCGAGCAGATCGCGACCTCTCTCACCGAGATCACGGATGCGACGATCCAGGCGGCGCTCCGTGCCGTGCGGCGAGAGCTCGTTCCCGACGAAGACGACGCGTTCGACTTCGCGGTGATCGGGATGGGCCGGTACGGGGGAGCGGAGTTGGGCTTCGGCTCTGATGCCGACATCCTCTTCGTGTACGAGGCGAACGGCGTCGATCCTCAACGCGCTCAGACCCTCGCGACGCGCATCGTCTCGGGACTGCGAGAGCACCTCACGGATCATCGTGTGCCTCTCGACCTCGACGCGGACCTGCGTCCCGAGGGGCGGAACGGACCCATCGTGCGCTCGATCGAGGCGTATGCCGAGTACTACCGACGGTGGTCGCTGTCGTGGGAGGCTCAAGCGCTGCTGAGGGCTCGGGGAGTCGCCGGCAGTGCGAATCTGATCGAGAAGTTCACCGCATTGGCGGACAGCATCCGCTATCCCGCCGAGATCGACCTGCAGGGTGCGCGCGAGATCAAGCGCATCAAGGCGCGGGTCGAGGGCGAACGGCTGCCGCAGGGCGTCGATCCGCGGCGCCACCTCAAGCTCGGGCCGGGCACGTTGAGCGATGTCGAGTGGCTCGTGCAGCTGCTGCAGCTGCAGCACGCCCATTCGGTGCCGCAGCTGCAGACGACGTCGACGCTGACGGCCCTTGACGCCGCGGTCGGTGCCGGGTTGGTGCCGGCCGACTCGGCGGACCTGTTGCGCGAGGCCTGGTTGCTGTCGAGCCGCCTGCGATCCGCCATCACGCTGCTCACCGGCAAGACGAGCGACGTGCTGCCGACTGATCTGCGCGACCTCGATGCGATCGGTCGACTGCTCGGATATCCCGACAGATCGGCGAGTGCGCTCGACGACGACTATCTCGGCGTCACGCGACGCGCGCGCAGGGCGTTCGAGCAGCTCTTCTACGGCTAG
- the glnA gene encoding type I glutamate--ammonia ligase, whose amino-acid sequence MDKQRDFVLRTIEERGVKFVRLWFTDVIGTLKSVAIAPAEVEGAFAEGIGFDGSAIEGLTRSYESDLLAQPDPTTFQTLPWRGEIDPTARMFCDITTPDGRPAVSDPRHVLKRTLAKAADAGFTFYTHPEIEFYLLKSSSFGPEGPVPVDSAGYFDNVPGGTAHDFRRRSVRMLEDLGISVEFSHHEGGPGQNEIDLRYADALTMADNVMTFRTVIKEVAIEQGVYATFMPKPLSGHPGSGMHTHMSLFEGERNAFYEEGAKYQLSKTGRHFIAGLLRHANEMAAVTNQFVNSYKRLWGGDEAPSFVTWGHNNRSALVRVPMYKPNKGGSSRVEYRALDSAANPYLAYALMLAAGLKGIEEEYELPPEAEDNVWSLSDAERRALGYSALPASLDHALEYMESSELVAETLGESVFNYVLLNKRKEWEAYRGQVTPLELKNNLELL is encoded by the coding sequence GTGGACAAGCAGAGGGATTTCGTCCTCCGGACGATCGAAGAGCGCGGCGTCAAGTTCGTGCGCCTGTGGTTCACCGATGTCATCGGCACGCTCAAGTCGGTCGCTATCGCCCCGGCCGAGGTCGAGGGGGCATTCGCCGAGGGAATCGGCTTCGACGGTTCTGCCATCGAGGGACTCACCCGCAGCTACGAGTCCGACCTGCTCGCGCAGCCGGACCCCACCACTTTCCAGACACTCCCGTGGCGCGGCGAGATCGACCCCACCGCGCGCATGTTCTGCGACATCACCACGCCCGACGGTCGTCCCGCGGTCTCCGACCCCCGGCACGTCCTCAAGCGCACGCTGGCCAAGGCGGCTGACGCCGGGTTCACGTTCTACACGCATCCCGAGATCGAGTTCTATCTGCTGAAGTCCTCGTCGTTCGGTCCCGAAGGCCCCGTCCCCGTGGACTCGGCCGGTTACTTCGACAACGTTCCGGGCGGAACCGCGCACGACTTCCGTCGCCGGTCGGTGCGGATGCTCGAGGACCTCGGGATCTCCGTGGAGTTCAGCCACCACGAGGGCGGCCCCGGTCAGAACGAGATCGACCTCCGCTACGCGGATGCGCTGACGATGGCGGACAACGTGATGACGTTCCGCACCGTGATCAAAGAGGTCGCGATCGAGCAGGGCGTCTACGCCACCTTCATGCCGAAGCCGCTGAGCGGTCACCCGGGAAGCGGCATGCACACGCACATGTCGCTCTTCGAGGGCGAGCGCAACGCGTTCTACGAAGAGGGCGCCAAGTACCAGCTCTCGAAGACCGGCCGTCACTTCATCGCAGGACTCCTGCGGCACGCCAACGAGATGGCGGCGGTGACGAACCAGTTCGTGAACTCGTACAAACGTCTCTGGGGCGGCGACGAGGCTCCGAGCTTCGTCACGTGGGGCCACAACAACCGTTCGGCGCTCGTACGCGTCCCGATGTACAAGCCGAACAAGGGTGGCTCGTCTCGCGTGGAGTACCGCGCGCTCGACTCCGCGGCCAACCCCTACCTCGCCTACGCGCTCATGCTCGCGGCCGGCCTCAAGGGCATCGAGGAGGAGTATGAACTTCCTCCCGAGGCCGAGGACAACGTGTGGTCGCTCAGCGACGCTGAGCGTCGCGCTCTGGGCTACTCCGCGCTGCCGGCGAGCCTCGACCACGCGCTCGAGTACATGGAGAGCTCCGAACTCGTCGCCGAGACGCTGGGGGAGTCTGTCTTCAACTACGTGCTGCTCAACAAGCGCAAGGAGTGGGAGGCCTACCGTGGCCAGGTCACGCCGCTGGAGCTGAAGAACAACCTCGAGCTTCTCTGA
- a CDS encoding SPOR domain-containing protein, producing MSNGDEKYWYNLETGQVEFGMISPSADRVGPFDTEHEAAHAPEKMQERSRAWADEEAAESGWDSGTGKGAE from the coding sequence ATGTCGAACGGCGATGAGAAGTACTGGTACAACCTGGAGACCGGTCAGGTGGAGTTCGGCATGATCTCGCCGTCCGCCGATCGGGTCGGTCCTTTCGACACCGAGCATGAGGCCGCCCATGCCCCGGAGAAGATGCAGGAGCGCTCGCGCGCCTGGGCTGACGAGGAAGCGGCCGAGAGCGGCTGGGACTCCGGCACCGGCAAGGGCGCAGAGTAA
- a CDS encoding ROK family protein: protein MAKAIGVDIGGTGIKAGIVDLEHGIMASDRVRVPTPEGASPQDVLEAVKTVLKTLDVHDSTLPLGVAFPAIVKRGKTLSAANVSKEWIDFDAERFFRDGLGRNIVFVNDADAAGVAEARHGAARDVRGFTLLTTLGTGIGSAFLYDGVLLPNTELGHLNFGEYESVETYAATSAREREGLSWAEWAERLQKFYSHIEFLFSPDLFVVGGGVSKNAGDFLPLLDLKTPIVPAIHRNNSGIIGAASLAGD, encoded by the coding sequence ATGGCAAAAGCGATCGGCGTCGACATCGGCGGCACGGGTATCAAGGCAGGCATCGTCGACCTCGAGCACGGCATCATGGCCTCTGACAGGGTGCGTGTCCCCACTCCTGAGGGCGCATCACCCCAGGACGTCCTGGAGGCCGTGAAGACGGTTCTGAAGACCCTCGATGTCCACGACTCGACTCTTCCCCTCGGCGTGGCGTTCCCCGCCATCGTCAAGCGCGGCAAGACGCTCTCCGCCGCCAACGTCTCGAAGGAATGGATCGACTTCGACGCCGAGCGTTTCTTCCGCGACGGGCTCGGGCGCAACATCGTCTTCGTGAACGACGCGGATGCGGCCGGCGTCGCCGAGGCTCGCCACGGCGCGGCACGCGACGTGCGGGGCTTCACCCTTCTCACCACCCTCGGCACCGGCATCGGGTCGGCGTTCCTCTACGACGGGGTGCTGCTTCCGAACACCGAGCTCGGTCATCTGAACTTCGGCGAGTACGAGTCGGTCGAGACGTACGCCGCGACATCGGCGCGCGAGCGCGAGGGACTCAGCTGGGCGGAGTGGGCAGAGCGTCTGCAGAAGTTCTACTCGCACATCGAGTTCCTCTTCAGCCCCGACCTGTTCGTGGTCGGCGGCGGCGTGTCGAAGAACGCCGGAGACTTCCTGCCGCTGCTCGACCTCAAGACCCCGATCGTGCCGGCGATCCACCGCAACAACTCGGGCATCATCGGCGCTGCATCCCTCGCCGGCGACTGA